The nucleotide window TTTTTGCGCCGCTTCGCAAGGATAGAACAGCCAAGCGAACTAATACATAGCGAGATATCACATGCATGCAGCCCTGTAGCAGACACGAATACCTACTGACGTGCCTCATCATATCGGCGTCCGATGGGTTTGCAGTGCTTCATGCAAGAAGTCGGAAGTGACTGTTCTCCGGGCTAGGGTTTCGGGCCGCTGTGTGGAAGGGGACAAGTACCATATCTGCCATCCCGAGAAGGCAAATAACAGTTCGCTAAGGCATCAGCCAGCTCAGATAAGCCTATCTCATTTCCTCTCTAACAAGGCTGCTATGCATAGAACAAAAATGTGTCTCCAAGCAAGACTGGTAAGAGTAGCATACCCAGTATTGAAGCGTTTGTCTCTTTCATCCTCAAATCCACGTTCTTGAAGTCGACCAAAGGAGCTATCTTGGAAGAGGCCCTGTCAACCGTTTTCTTCTAGGCTCCTAGGCTCTTTTAGAGCTAGCCACATCCAATTCGATGAGGTTGACGCGAGCCGAAGACAATCAGATCAAACAAATCTGATCATCGGCTCGTTAATCTCTGGCCATCAACCCAAATAACAACACAAACCCGCGGAACGACGTGGCTACTCTGGCAACATTGACAGCATACTAGATGCCTAGAGGATATGGACACAGCAAGCAAAGAACCAGCAGGCCAAGCGCCAGCACACCAAAACGGGGAACGCCGAAAACGGGTGTTGCGTTAGAAAAGAAAACTGTACGGCGCAAACAACGTGAACAGATCGGTACCCATGACTATTGTCGTCTCATCGTGTGATCTTCTCGTACCGGATGAATCACTTGTTCGGGAGGCAGTTGAAAGGTGATATCTCTACCACTCTGTAGTTAGGAACATGTTTCAGGAAGAGGACTCTGAGAGGGGAATAATGAAAAGTGGAAAGTTCGCAACGTGCCGCTGCACGAACCCAGTATGAGGTGGTTTGATCTTGGTTTTTATCGTGGTGCTATCTTTCACCATGGACAGACAACCTCAAGACTACAGGTGTAAAGTTCTTGATGATAGCACGCACTTCAGTCATGGAGAACGGCGGAAGTGTTAATTCTTGCAGTTtcattcttccttttccagcACTATTTAGTTCCTGTGGTAACAAAGGCATCATCTGAACAGTGTCGAGTGGGAAAGTTTCAAGGAATAGGCTTATAGGGGTTGGGCCTCAAAACAGGATTCAACAATAACACGGTCCGATGGTGTAGTTGGTTATCACGTCAGTCTAACACACTGAAGGTCCCCAGATCGAGCCTGGGTCGGATCACAGTAAAATCTTCTTTTTGCATGTTTGCAAGCCGTCCTCTGCGGACGCTCTTCTCTGCCTTTTCGTTCgcttccttttatttttgCAACCATCTTAACACAATCTCCGGACGAGTACAATGGAAAACCTCTCATCCTTGCCGCTGCTCGATACCGGTTCCTACTGTGATTTGGTGCCCCGCCCCCGCAGCTCCGGGCCGTTGGTTCCACCTCGGAGCCGGACCCGCTGCGGTAAAAATGTTTCCACTGGCCCCACTTAAAAGTTTCCCGGAGCAGAAATCCAGAAGAAGCTCGAAGAATGTCACTGAGCCTTGATAATTTAGGAGATTATTCGACTTCTCAAGTGAACAAAACAGGTTACTTCATTTTGTCTTACAGAGGGAAATCCTAAGCGCTTCAAAGCTACACACAGGACTTGCGATATCTTCGAATACGTTGCGTCACAAGTCCGAGTTCATTTTCAAGTTTCGTCATTTTCGACATCAGCAACGGAAAAGTCCACActctacaacaacaacaacctcgagTGAGTGAGCGGGAGTCTCACTTTTACCATAAAACCCAAACAACACAATCAACGCCCAACATGGAGGACGTTACAAAATCCGCCGAGTCTCTCAACATTTCTAACGACAATGACGCCTCTGAGTCGTCAGCTCCGGCCGTCATCGGCCCAGCTCCGCCCCCGCCCGGCGCCGACCTCTCCGCCCTCTTTGGCAACCTTCCTCCCGGTGCGCTCGCCGCCAACGCCAAACCCATGACGGTCCAAGAGACCTTCGAGGAGATGAACAAGCACCCCCTCTTCATGACCTCCCTGCCCTCCGACGAGGATAACGAGGAGCTCGCTGCCCTGCAGGCGCTCGCGTACGAGGGCACCCCCCTTGAGAATGCGCAGAACTTCAAGGAGCAAGGAAATGAGTGCTTCAAGGCCAAGCAGTGGAAGGACGCAAAGGAGTTTTATGGCAAGGGCATCGCGGTGCTGGTAAAGGCCGACAGGGAGAGACGGGATCCGGCCTTCAAGGCGAAAGTCGAAGAGGAGAAGCGgaagcgggaggaggaggcgcgcAAGGCCCGGGAGGAGGGTgacgccaaggccaagatggAGGCGGATCTGGAGAATGTCAAGGCTGAGATGCCTATCGCggaagcaaaagaagataaagaggaaaagaaggaggacgagctaagcgaggaggagacgaTCAAGCAAGAAGCCTCGCTGCTCGAAACCCTCTACTGCAACCGCGCCGCCTGCCATTTGTCGCTCGCCAATTACCGCTCCTGCACGCTCGACTGCGCCGCCGCGCTCCGTCTCAACCCATCCAACCTCAAAGCCCTGTACCGCTCCGGCCGCGCTTTGTTGTCTGTCTCCAAGATCGCCGAGGCCGACGACGCCTGCGCGCGCGGTCTCGAGATCGACCCCTCCAACGCCGCCCTCAAGCAACTCGCCCGCGACCTGATTGCCAAAAACGAGGAAATCACCCGCAAGCAGCGGGCCGAGGAGGCGCGTCTGGAGAAAGAACGGCGCAAGAAGACGCTCAAGAAAGCGGCGCTCGAGGCACGCGGTATCAAGACCCGCTCGACCGATGACCCGCCTTCGATGGAGGATGCTTGCATCCAGCTTGTGCCTGATCCGCTTGACCCTCAGTCGGAGCTGAGTTTCCCCGTCATGCTGCTGTACCCCTTGAAGCTGGAGAGTGATTTTATCAAGGAGTTCAGGGAGACCGAAAGTGTGGGCCAGCATTTGGAGTATATCCTGCCGGACATGCCGTgggatgaggagggggaCTATGATAGACCCGACAAAGTGGAGTGTTACATGGAGAGTGTCAGCGGCGGGCTGATCAGGGTCCCGCAAAAGGCGAGCTTGTTGAGGGTGTTGAGTAGTGGGAAGacggaggtggtggatgagTTGGTTAGAATATTTGTGGTGCCGAAGGGGGAGAAAGCGGAGGGCTGGATTAAggagtggaaggagaagaaggcgggaGAGAAGAAATGAGTGAGTAAAAATCGATAAGGATGAGAGGGAGGACGAGAAAAGAATTTATGATACCCAAGGTAGCTGAGTGGGAGGATGCATATGATGcggggagaaaaaaaaaaaaaacggagaGGAggactggatggatgggcggTTTACATAGACATTCAGTAGTTGCAGATTGCTGTTGCAATATCAGTCACAATATAGGGTCATGGGATAATCTTGTTCGCTGTGTTTAGTTGTTTCATTTTGATCTCAATTGTCATTTGAAAATCTTGCTCTCGAGCAACTACTCTTGGTAGGGTATTATTCAATTCTCACCACTTCCAGCTTCCGGCTCTTCCTCATAATTTTCTGGAGGGTTTCCATCATCAAGGAGTTATCCtaactcttcctctttgcAAGTCTCTAAGGATTCCATCCTCTATTTTCCTCATAACACAGACAGAGCCAAACCCAAGTACTCTAATCCCAGCAGACCCTTAGCAAGGTCCAACACAACAAACATGCTTTGTAGTCCATCAACAAGCCACAAGTCAAAACAAAGATACCTTTCTACCTCAGTGTCGCTTTTTGTGGATCGCCGATGGATAGATCATGCCCTTCTCTACATCATCAAAGTAGACGTTATGGAGAGACTCCCTCTCTGTATATCTCAACGCTGTTATCGAAACAGGCCACaatagaagaagagatgaagGGATGAAAGGCGGTACTAAGCTGCTACTGCAGGGAATGAAGAGAGGGTACACCAAACAAAATAGAGAGAGAAGCGCCAGATATCATTCATTCGACCCGCTGTGACTATCAAGTCAAGACTTTCTATTCACACAATCAGCTCAGACAGTCAATGACTGGATCGATGGATGGTTGAAGAAAAGTGTGAAAATATCCGGTCACGGGAAATAGGAAGCAAAGTCATAGGATCAAAAGGTGGAGGGGTCAGATGATGTGTGCTCAGACGTACCAAGAAACAAAGAAGttacaggtaggtacctcagAGTACCCAATTCACCTTCAAACAAGGTATAATGTTGGATAATACATGTATTGACAAGAAAATGGGCGATCCAACCGATGGCAACTGGGCAAAGAATGGATTTTCTTGACGACGCTCAAACAGTTCGcgtttctctctcttttttcttcttctttttttttttctttttctttttgttggggagaaaagggggaaaagaggaggcaACCGCCGTACCAGTGCACCTTCGTGCTCGTCCTGTGAAGGCAACGAAGTGCTGTGTAAATACTTACTAGTACATAACCCGGTACTTAGAGCAGGCAGACAAGAACGATGGGCAAGAACAAATAGAGAATGTCAGGCAAGTACGatgatagaggtacctacctacctacccacacTAGGTAACGCTGGCCTGTCGTGCCTTCCCTTGTGTTCGGGCTGCGCTTTCTTCTGCCAGAGGATTAACATAGTGATGTTCCGTTTGATAGCTGAGGGGGGGGACGGATGTATAATTTGGTGTTATGTAAGGTAGATACTTATTCTACCGTAATGGCCGAGCCGTCAAGGTTCTCTTCTTTTCGATTATCCTTTATCTTCTCGGCAGCCAAGAGGTCTCGTCTGGGTGGAGGTACCTTAGCTGTTGCCTCATTCCTCCCGTCTCCCTGCCTTCTGCTGTGGTTgtgtgcgtgcgtgcgttgTGTGATGTTGGGTTGGTGAGGGTAGGCGGGCATAGTTTGCCTGTGACCATGGGGGGAGACCAACCAAATAGATCTGATCCAAGCCGGTGAAGCGATCAAGTAACTGCGACGGTAAAACAGGGAAGGCAGAAGCGAAGAACAGACGATACACACGCTTGTCATTTCTCGAAGGGTGGGAGTTTTGCCTGTTCCTTGCGAGCTACCCAGAGGGGGTGGGAGCATGGTCTTTGGGTCTTGATCGAGCACTAGGTGGTGGACGGTTGATAGTTGTTCTTGCCATCTTCGGCAGTAAAGTGTGTTGGATGTGGCAAAATACAGATTCCAGTGCTGTGTCATCCATCGCATCGAAATCACTAGGTAGATAGCATCTCGTCAAGCTTCATAGTTCAGACAATCAAAGAAATTGTCGAGCATTGCCGATTAATTTCGGAAACAAGAAAAGCATCGTCAAAAATCAGAACAAAGATAGGAAGAATATCATAGCCAACGAATTATTTCTTGCCATGGAACTCAACGCACGGTAACAATGTAGCAAAATCTAAGAAGATATTCAAACAGGGAACGGACGCCCGTAATCCGCGGGCTTCAATAGCCGAGTACAGACTCTCGACAGTCTGTTTGATGCAATCTACAAAtagcaaagcaaagcaaagaAATGAAAACAAGGCACACAAGCTTCGCGAATGTCAAAC belongs to Neurospora crassa OR74A linkage group IV, whole genome shotgun sequence and includes:
- a CDS encoding TPR repeat protein, with the translated sequence MEDVTKSAESLNISNDNDASESSAPAVIGPAPPPPGADLSALFGNLPPGALAANAKPMTVQETFEEMNKHPLFMTSLPSDEDNEELAALQALAYEGTPLENAQNFKEQGNECFKAKQWKDAKEFYGKGIAVLVKADRERRDPAFKAKVEEEKRKREEEARKAREEGDAKAKMEADLENVKAEMPIAEAKEDKEEKKEDELSEEETIKQEASLLETLYCNRAACHLSLANYRSCTLDCAAALRLNPSNLKALYRSGRALLSVSKIAEADDACARGLEIDPSNAALKQLARDLIAKNEEITRKQRAEEARLEKERRKKTLKKAALEARGIKTRSTDDPPSMEDACIQLVPDPLDPQSELSFPVMLLYPLKLESDFIKEFRETESVGQHLEYILPDMPWDEEGDYDRPDKVECYMESVSGGLIRVPQKASLLRVLSSGKTEVVDELVRIFVVPKGEKAEGWIKEWKEKKAGEKK